One stretch of Methanobacterium sp. DNA includes these proteins:
- a CDS encoding RNA methyltransferase: MIYIVFVEPESPGNIGFLARTMKNFGFKDLVLINPCELENEAYYHAMHAKEIIWNHKEYKTLEDFIETEKIDFAVGTTRMAGGSYNVSRIAITPEQLSESLNITGNIAIIFGREGNGLSNEEVALCDIIVTIPTDESYPVLNISHAAAIILYELFKRERKYPREELEEASKSEKELLIKEMDNLIKFTGYPEHKIKTSSTVFRRIIGRAFIAGREAHTLIGTLRRIRLKLED, from the coding sequence ATGATTTATATAGTTTTTGTTGAGCCTGAATCTCCAGGAAACATAGGTTTTCTTGCAAGAACTATGAAAAACTTTGGTTTCAAGGATTTAGTGCTAATAAACCCATGCGAATTAGAAAATGAAGCATATTACCATGCCATGCATGCAAAAGAGATAATATGGAACCATAAAGAGTATAAAACCCTCGAAGATTTCATTGAAACTGAAAAAATTGACTTTGCTGTGGGCACAACCAGAATGGCTGGTGGAAGCTACAATGTATCAAGAATAGCTATTACACCAGAGCAACTTTCAGAATCATTAAATATTACTGGAAATATCGCCATAATTTTTGGAAGGGAAGGAAATGGTCTTTCAAATGAGGAAGTTGCATTGTGTGACATTATTGTAACCATCCCTACAGATGAATCTTACCCTGTATTAAACATATCTCATGCAGCCGCAATTATTCTCTACGAACTATTTAAAAGAGAAAGGAAATATCCAAGAGAAGAACTTGAAGAGGCTTCTAAATCAGAAAAAGAACTTTTAATTAAGGAAATGGATAATTTAATCAAATTTACAGGATACCCTGAACATAAAATTAAAACATCTTCTACAGTTTTTAGAAGAATAATTGGAAGAGCATTTATTGCCGGAAGGGAAGCTCACACTTTAATAGGGACTTTAAGAAGAATAAGGCTTAAATTAGAGGATTAA
- a CDS encoding glucose-6-phosphate isomerase family protein: MNTDVILEFGGEKIFPNIRKIKDMKDVIYDLQWFKTMHDRDLYYMYRNLAKCSEDRDIIVKNGLRYDITTIPPYNMGEEFVKTAGHYHPLIKGTEYTYPEVYEVLDGEAHYILQKLEKGVITDCIFIEAKEGDKVIIPPNYGHVTINPSNKELKMANWVFNDFSSIYGPYKKYGGAAYFELRNKRIIQNKNYGEIPEIRHIKPVEVPEMGFYRDKDMYNLIQNVKNLYFLIKPHKYDWLWELVLNI; encoded by the coding sequence ATGAATACAGATGTAATTCTAGAGTTTGGTGGAGAAAAAATTTTTCCTAATATCCGAAAAATCAAAGATATGAAAGATGTGATTTATGATTTGCAATGGTTTAAAACCATGCATGATAGAGATCTTTATTATATGTACAGGAATCTTGCAAAATGCAGTGAAGATAGAGACATAATAGTTAAAAATGGCCTTCGCTATGATATTACAACAATACCCCCTTATAATATGGGTGAGGAATTTGTTAAGACTGCAGGTCATTATCATCCTTTAATAAAAGGAACTGAATATACTTATCCTGAGGTTTACGAAGTTTTAGACGGAGAAGCACACTATATTCTGCAAAAACTTGAAAAGGGAGTAATCACCGATTGTATTTTTATTGAGGCAAAAGAAGGAGATAAAGTAATTATTCCACCTAATTATGGTCATGTAACTATAAATCCTTCTAATAAGGAACTAAAAATGGCAAACTGGGTATTTAATGATTTTTCATCAATTTATGGGCCTTATAAAAAGTATGGTGGCGCTGCTTATTTTGAATTAAGGAATAAAAGAATAATTCAAAATAAAAACTATGGGGAAATTCCAGAAATACGTCATATTAAGCCTGTAGAAGTGCCTGAAATGGGATTTTACAGGGATAAAGATATGTATAATTTAATTCAAAATGTTAAAAATCTTTATTTTCTTATTAAACCCCATAAATATGATTGGTTGTGGGAATTAGTTTTAAATATTTAA
- the glyS gene encoding glycine--tRNA ligase codes for MKHDKVMNVAKKRGFLWSSFEIYAGVAGFYDYGPLGAILKNSIIQKWREYYVIREGFYEIESPTVMPEEALKASGHVDHFTDPMTECKECLEVYRADHIIEEIINRDVEGLSNEELTQIISEEKILCPKCGNHLTRVWNYNLMFQTLIGAKGKKTGYMRPETAQGIFIPFKRLLRFYRGKLPFGVVQVGKAYRNEISPRQGVIRLREFTQAEAEIFVNPADKTHEKFGEIKDKMLKLYPAEIQASEGESIEISVEDALNKGIVSSQILIYQLYLAQKFLRELGIPDEVIRFRQHLPTEMAHYAIDCWDVEVYTERYGWVEIIGIADRTDFDLKSHTEHSSEDLRVFIEYDEPKQIKKLAVKPDMSKFGPSFKGDAPKILKALENIDAEKVKQSIENDNVFELQIEDKNFELLPEHVNFEEIEETVRGEKIFPHVIEPSYGLDRIVFSVLLHTFTEDKENEREYFKLPKDIAPVEVSVFPLLNKEELRQIAVEIKNNLREEGFIAEFDASGTIGRRYARSDEIGVPYAITVDHDSLEDSKVTIRNRDNLKQKRVLISDIAEIINDLLKSRLEFDDIN; via the coding sequence ATGAAACATGACAAAGTAATGAATGTTGCAAAAAAGAGAGGTTTTCTCTGGTCTTCATTTGAAATATACGCAGGTGTTGCAGGATTTTATGATTACGGCCCGCTTGGAGCTATACTAAAAAATTCAATTATCCAAAAATGGAGAGAATATTACGTTATAAGGGAAGGCTTTTATGAGATAGAATCTCCAACAGTCATGCCTGAAGAGGCTCTTAAAGCATCAGGACATGTTGATCATTTTACTGATCCAATGACAGAATGTAAAGAGTGTTTAGAAGTTTACAGAGCAGATCATATAATTGAAGAAATTATTAACCGTGATGTGGAAGGGCTTAGTAATGAAGAACTCACTCAAATAATTTCTGAAGAAAAAATATTATGTCCTAAATGCGGTAACCATTTAACCAGAGTATGGAACTATAATTTGATGTTTCAGACATTAATAGGTGCAAAAGGTAAAAAAACAGGTTACATGCGTCCTGAAACAGCACAAGGTATTTTTATACCCTTTAAAAGATTATTAAGATTCTACAGGGGTAAATTACCATTTGGTGTTGTACAGGTTGGAAAAGCATATAGAAATGAAATTTCCCCAAGACAGGGTGTTATAAGGCTTCGAGAGTTTACTCAGGCTGAAGCAGAGATTTTTGTTAATCCAGCGGATAAAACCCACGAAAAATTCGGAGAAATTAAGGATAAAATGCTAAAACTTTACCCCGCAGAAATTCAGGCTTCCGAAGGGGAATCAATAGAAATTTCTGTTGAAGATGCGCTGAATAAGGGAATAGTTTCTAGTCAAATACTTATTTACCAGTTATACCTCGCACAGAAGTTTTTAAGAGAGCTAGGAATTCCTGATGAAGTTATAAGGTTCAGACAACACCTTCCAACCGAAATGGCCCATTATGCTATTGATTGCTGGGATGTAGAAGTATACACCGAGAGATACGGTTGGGTCGAAATTATTGGTATTGCAGATAGAACTGACTTTGACCTTAAATCACACACTGAACACAGTAGTGAGGATCTCCGCGTCTTTATTGAATACGATGAACCTAAACAGATTAAAAAATTAGCAGTAAAACCTGATATGAGCAAATTTGGGCCTTCATTTAAAGGCGATGCCCCTAAAATACTTAAAGCGCTTGAAAATATAGATGCTGAAAAAGTTAAGCAATCTATAGAAAATGATAACGTATTCGAGCTTCAAATTGAAGATAAGAATTTCGAATTATTGCCAGAACATGTCAATTTTGAAGAAATTGAAGAAACTGTAAGGGGAGAAAAGATATTTCCTCATGTTATCGAGCCTTCTTATGGTCTTGACAGAATAGTGTTTTCAGTGCTTTTACATACATTTACAGAAGATAAAGAGAATGAACGTGAATATTTTAAATTACCTAAAGACATAGCCCCTGTTGAGGTAAGCGTTTTCCCTCTTTTAAATAAAGAAGAATTAAGACAAATAGCTGTTGAAATTAAGAACAATTTAAGAGAAGAAGGATTCATCGCTGAGTTTGATGCTTCAGGAACGATTGGAAGAAGATACGCACGTTCTGACGAAATTGGCGTTCCTTATGCTATTACTGTTGATCATGATTCTCTTGAAGATAGTAAGGTCACTATAAGGAATAGGGATAATTTAAAACAGAAAAGAGTTTTAATTTCGGACATAGCTGAAATAATAAACGATTTACTAAAATCAAGGCTTGAATTTGATGATATAAATTAA
- a CDS encoding DUF1724 domain-containing protein, giving the protein MNTENLLNLYEEVSDELKFHGISSTRTKIMISLNEEAKKTRDLREELGLTSSTILHGISELERQSLVFRRGDKFLLSQTGQILAPKIIDMINTLGVIKEYEKFWLNHEIRDIPNDLIMQIGNLNNSLLIEAEPTNIVKPLREFIGYLLKSKNIRALSPVCHKDFVESMRIMVDKDVKIELILTERIIDKIIKSNDLSIISIVVKMVKNKNHKLWVLKEDTTISFTAADTFLSLSLFSEKGGFDPTKVLISTDKDAIDWGNTLFEYYVKKAEKFKLKSILKDSIQSKSKI; this is encoded by the coding sequence ATGAATACGGAAAATCTTCTTAATCTATATGAAGAGGTGAGTGATGAATTAAAATTCCATGGGATATCCAGTACCCGTACAAAGATCATGATTAGCCTTAATGAAGAAGCGAAAAAAACAAGAGATTTAAGAGAAGAATTAGGACTGACATCATCAACTATTCTTCATGGCATTAGCGAACTTGAAAGACAGAGTCTTGTCTTTAGAAGAGGAGATAAATTTCTATTATCCCAGACAGGGCAAATCTTAGCTCCAAAAATTATAGACATGATCAATACACTGGGTGTAATTAAAGAATATGAAAAATTCTGGTTAAATCATGAAATTAGAGATATACCCAATGATTTGATTATGCAGATTGGAAACTTAAATAACTCTTTATTAATTGAAGCAGAGCCAACCAATATTGTAAAACCACTTAGAGAATTCATTGGATATTTATTGAAATCCAAAAATATTAGAGCTTTATCACCAGTTTGCCATAAAGATTTTGTTGAATCAATGAGAATCATGGTCGATAAAGATGTTAAAATAGAACTAATATTAACTGAAAGAATTATAGATAAGATAATTAAATCAAATGATTTAAGCATTATAAGCATCGTTGTGAAAATGGTTAAAAATAAAAATCACAAATTATGGGTCCTAAAAGAAGATACCACTATTAGTTTTACAGCTGCAGATACATTCCTATCATTAAGTTTATTTTCTGAGAAAGGAGGATTTGACCCTACTAAAGTGTTAATTAGTACTGATAAAGATGCTATCGATTGGGGAAATACACTATTTGAATATTACGTTAAAAAAGCTGAAAAATTCAAATTAAAAAGCATATTAAAGGACAGTATACAGTCCAAATCCAAAATTTAA
- a CDS encoding TatD family hydrolase: MIDSHIHADTRPYEDFENMAIAGIETAITCAHDPLRMTSADVVLDHWHRILNNDVERAAENGLKLYAAIGIHPRSISKDFEVALGKLSALIQDDNVVAIGEIGLETISGTQIDIFKRQLILAENVNMPVIVHTPRKNKKEVAEVSLNIIEENISPDKVVIDHVDSTVIEDVIELGTKIGITVQPKKMTPDEAILLLEEYGIEGIFLDSDISSSPSDPLSVPKTVHKMKLAGFEDETIKKVSNDNALEFFMGN, from the coding sequence ATGATTGATTCCCATATACATGCTGATACAAGACCTTATGAAGATTTTGAGAATATGGCAATTGCTGGAATAGAAACTGCAATCACCTGCGCACATGATCCTCTCCGTATGACATCAGCTGATGTTGTTTTGGATCACTGGCATAGGATTCTAAATAATGATGTTGAAAGAGCTGCAGAGAATGGATTGAAGTTATATGCTGCAATTGGCATCCATCCTCGAAGTATTTCAAAGGATTTTGAAGTTGCTCTGGGAAAATTATCTGCTTTAATTCAGGATGATAATGTGGTGGCCATTGGAGAAATTGGGCTTGAAACGATTTCTGGAACTCAAATAGACATATTTAAAAGACAATTAATCCTTGCTGAAAACGTTAATATGCCTGTAATAGTCCATACTCCCCGTAAGAATAAAAAAGAAGTCGCAGAGGTTTCATTAAATATTATTGAAGAAAATATAAGTCCTGATAAGGTTGTAATAGATCATGTAGATAGTACTGTAATTGAAGATGTAATTGAACTTGGAACAAAGATAGGAATTACAGTACAACCTAAGAAAATGACTCCAGATGAAGCTATACTTTTATTAGAAGAATATGGTATCGAAGGAATTTTTTTAGATAGTGATATTAGTTCTTCACCATCTGATCCTTTATCTGTTCCTAAAACTGTACATAAAATGAAATTAGCTGGATTTGAAGATGAAACTATTAAAAAAGTTTCTAATGATAATGCTTTAGAGTTTTTCATGGGTAATTAA
- a CDS encoding winged helix-turn-helix domain-containing protein — protein sequence METKNILKIYDNVKTDFKFITSSSIRKKIILSLNESPQELNELKKNLNLKSSPILREIKSLQNQNFIFKKDNQYFLSPLGKIISLKSKSLINTLAAKNKKIWLNHDISSIPPEFIRKIECLSDSFVIESTLTNVIKPHTNYRKMISDVSDIKAVSPIYDYSYVDLYLKSLQNNAKIDLIVTDPISKKIKEISRQKEIEKIISSSKNLRLWKTNAELKIAFTVTEKFFSMGLFLEGGTYDPTINLVSKNKKAINWGSQLFDYYLKSSEKITI from the coding sequence ATGGAGACAAAAAATATTTTAAAAATTTATGATAACGTAAAAACAGATTTTAAATTCATTACAAGTTCTAGCATACGAAAGAAAATTATATTAAGCTTAAATGAGTCTCCACAAGAACTGAATGAACTTAAAAAGAATCTCAATCTTAAATCTTCACCAATTTTACGCGAAATTAAGTCGCTTCAAAATCAGAATTTTATTTTCAAAAAGGACAACCAATATTTTCTATCTCCTCTTGGAAAAATAATCTCATTAAAATCAAAAAGCCTTATAAATACACTCGCGGCAAAAAATAAAAAAATATGGTTAAATCATGATATAAGCAGTATCCCTCCAGAATTCATAAGAAAAATAGAATGTTTAAGCGATTCATTTGTTATAGAATCAACTTTAACAAATGTTATAAAACCCCATACAAACTATAGAAAGATGATTTCTGATGTAAGTGACATAAAAGCCGTTTCTCCAATTTATGATTATTCATATGTTGATTTATATCTTAAATCCCTGCAGAATAATGCTAAAATTGATCTTATTGTAACAGATCCCATATCAAAGAAAATAAAGGAAATATCCAGGCAAAAAGAAATTGAAAAAATAATTTCATCATCTAAAAACCTCAGATTATGGAAAACTAATGCAGAATTGAAAATAGCATTTACTGTAACAGAAAAATTTTTTTCAATGGGCCTTTTTTTAGAGGGAGGAACATATGATCCTACCATTAACTTAGTTAGTAAAAATAAAAAAGCAATTAACTGGGGTAGCCAATTATTTGATTATTATCTTAAAAGTTCAGAAAAAATAACCATATAA
- the dcd gene encoding dCTP deaminase, producing the protein MAILSDKHIKEYLEKGLIGIDPLDNPDIQIQPSSVDLRIGNEFKGFRIIRKPCIDPMDKSDIDSYMESFYIDDGEPFIIHPGEFALATTYETIKLPDNLVARVEGRSSMGRLGVTMHVTAGYIDPGFQGKITLEISNIGKMPVALYTGQRVCQIVFETMTSPAEIPYGHPERDSKYMGQKRPESSRIKHDHELIKKLKLKKSDETL; encoded by the coding sequence ATGGCGATTTTAAGTGATAAACACATTAAAGAATATCTTGAAAAAGGATTAATTGGTATTGATCCTCTTGATAATCCAGATATACAAATACAACCATCATCAGTTGATTTAAGGATAGGTAATGAATTTAAAGGATTCAGAATAATCAGAAAACCATGCATAGATCCAATGGATAAATCAGACATAGATTCTTACATGGAATCATTTTATATAGATGATGGGGAACCTTTTATAATACACCCTGGTGAATTTGCTCTTGCCACAACCTATGAAACTATAAAATTACCTGATAATCTTGTTGCAAGAGTTGAAGGCAGATCATCAATGGGAAGGCTGGGAGTGACCATGCATGTTACAGCAGGCTACATTGATCCTGGTTTTCAGGGAAAAATCACATTAGAAATTTCAAATATTGGTAAAATGCCTGTTGCACTCTATACTGGACAAAGAGTGTGTCAGATAGTCTTCGAAACCATGACTTCTCCTGCTGAAATCCCTTATGGGCATCCAGAAAGGGATAGCAAGTATATGGGTCAAAAACGCCCTGAATCAAGCAGGATTAAGCATGATCATGAGTTAATTAAGAAATTAAAATTAAAAAAATCTGATGAAACATTATAA
- a CDS encoding DUF1512 family protein, producing MLFGLSGFEIIGILAFILLIFLLPTILRIRLVSGVNKRVFELENMVIESKKILIEMSKEKGKPVLDPSGTIEDFMEFFIIPPVDLDPNGVLQKFEKLLDLSEDRFKQMVKKIAPLADENTKSNLIMTLKATLGINSVAKQVRHNLELAKKTGNIQILFMLQMSLPLIMRIVRAQFEGTKAFSQGKPIGDGLGPLVAGMLMRDYKTEYLNEIEDMIVAKKQYDEHNVFIVRAKGPGARIGKVGRVVKSIIENEKIDKIITVDAAVKLEGEETGKVAQGIGVVIGGIGVDKWTIEEEILKKDLDIDAVIVKMSPEEAISNMNQKIADAGKEALQVVKGSILNSKKDTNILVVGVGNSCGIPNIIEDTSQIEIKEEINEKEGKRWRF from the coding sequence ATGTTATTTGGTCTTAGTGGATTTGAAATAATTGGAATACTGGCATTTATTTTGCTAATTTTTCTTCTGCCCACGATATTGAGGATACGATTAGTATCAGGAGTTAATAAAAGGGTTTTTGAGCTTGAAAATATGGTCATTGAATCAAAGAAAATCCTTATAGAAATGTCTAAAGAAAAAGGAAAGCCGGTTCTTGACCCTTCTGGTACTATTGAAGACTTTATGGAATTTTTCATAATTCCACCTGTAGATCTTGACCCGAATGGTGTTTTGCAGAAATTTGAAAAACTTTTAGACCTCAGTGAAGATAGATTTAAGCAGATGGTAAAAAAAATAGCTCCTCTAGCTGATGAAAATACAAAATCAAATTTAATAATGACATTAAAGGCCACCCTTGGAATTAACAGCGTCGCAAAACAGGTAAGACATAATTTAGAGCTTGCAAAAAAAACAGGGAATATACAGATTTTGTTCATGCTTCAAATGAGTCTTCCACTGATTATGAGGATAGTGAGGGCACAGTTTGAAGGGACAAAAGCTTTTTCCCAGGGGAAGCCTATTGGTGATGGATTGGGTCCACTCGTGGCAGGCATGCTCATGAGGGATTATAAAACAGAATATCTTAATGAAATAGAAGACATGATAGTGGCTAAAAAGCAATATGATGAACATAATGTTTTTATAGTCCGTGCAAAAGGTCCAGGAGCACGTATAGGGAAAGTAGGCAGAGTTGTAAAATCAATAATAGAAAATGAAAAAATAGATAAAATAATAACGGTAGATGCTGCGGTGAAACTTGAAGGAGAAGAAACAGGAAAGGTAGCACAGGGTATTGGTGTTGTTATTGGTGGTATTGGGGTAGATAAATGGACTATTGAGGAAGAAATACTAAAAAAAGACCTTGATATCGATGCCGTAATTGTGAAAATGAGCCCAGAGGAAGCTATAAGTAACATGAATCAGAAAATAGCAGATGCTGGAAAGGAAGCACTTCAGGTGGTTAAAGGATCAATTTTAAATTCAAAAAAGGACACTAATATTCTTGTAGTTGGCGTGGGAAATAGCTGTGGAATTCCCAATATCATAGAGGATACATCACAAATTGAAATTAAAGAAGAAATAAACGAAAAAGAGGGCAAGAGATGGCGATTTTAA